A genome region from Sceloporus undulatus isolate JIND9_A2432 ecotype Alabama chromosome 1, SceUnd_v1.1, whole genome shotgun sequence includes the following:
- the LOC121932212 gene encoding plectin-like codes for MQFNLKNKEALVRIEYSDLEQQQKAVVNENRKLMERIKELEEMLGELRRQKFHLEEELPKAKEDAEKQMKELQKKIEEITLQKSKAEQEAKRYRMELDDIFKEKEAAEQELERVKQLTLKAEAQRSIVEENLRAFRIQLEESDRVRKTFEDHLRKKDTNLQDLEQQKKALMEELKKKTTEETKLMMLIKEMERDLEFQGSLGKSKFREKEIKEVRREITLIGRETLLAGSDIFREKQEIKTIDEYQQLVHELTFANKKSEKIIKDLKYELNELELQNASSEEKSRLLKEKLDEANNSLRCLKIELDQKELVEQGYMEQLKELDRQLQKTTGKAEEVMQEAMDLKKLNIKYKEELKSLQKERVQLKRELEELARIHTQTEITIQQLNAQISSLQQEKVVAEQRTISLRGEASNLQEQIRKMQEQLLQKTREEKESQFNIQRLKDDLADSKHMVEKLKQKVAELSRSNSETKIMMTEVRTESEKIILERQIIDRKNDELKALAESFKEQLRVTNEELHKQIIVEQEHLDKIKSLEDELIKTKDLATEFKQKCDRENAYNMNAEMELRNLSSQLNTFSMEMNMSEQKIQQQQAYILELNNKMKKLQDDFHQKTLDEQMARKKVALLQEESIKFKHSAEEFRKKFEKLLESHNIAENDISGIRMECITLQQERHMAQENIRMYKIQIEDLQDKLQKCREQLQQGKHAEMEYLHKYRKLEEELHIQKRAVENLKHQMDLQKREHCNQLRMFQNEINKKNIQLDFGWKGNGFSYLGDTSPREFEQLNLCTTTSPLLRRRQIEISSPGCKTEQLVGQKLQMVATDSLPREKPYQMSGMAHSIENGITQQSYAEYVSQTSTQLEITIDKNNPLTRISEMDKLRDSKFLSSRHEDGYEMGLGKHLHPLEKVNNKQYGVHVEVTSLNQENGKNLGNEGRLLQGYRSSEGFRSEDISKMGSILEEKQAKEVDIIPSEYDNIKFQGLRHDVTAKQLIEVKLLDMSTAEQLHTGKKSVTEVQKNLEMFLTKPTAIAGLYIETSKDKMSFAFAAKQRVLEKSSLLALLEAQAATGFIIDPTTGQNYSVDDSVIKGLVDHEYKNRLLEAEKAVLGYPFSGRKLSVYQAIESRILERHKGKNILEVQIASGGIIDPVRSVRIPPEVAVQLGLLNNTILKFLHESSSNTKTFQNPNNKQAMYYSDLLKLCLLDLDSKCFLLPVGERKITTPSAEKIHKISVIDIKIGSEMTSYEAYKKGLIDKSTYLDLSGQEFQWKESTCFDSDGNSYLVLTDLKTGMQFNIDEALADGKVDRTLVSKYKEGNITVNEFGDILLSNSKPRRDLNSPIAGIWLSETNERIPVFKASRRNLVDRTTTLRFLEAQASTGGITDPFTGKRYSVAEALQRELIDEASAKHIKQCELAFTGIIHPISKSIMSVTEAININVLDKEMGTRCLEYQHLTGGLIDPKSHSRLTMEEAIKNGVIDAVTATKMKDDKFYLKSITCPKTKRKMTYKETLEQAVFDCHTGLRLLEAAELISSGISSLYFSTQ; via the exons ATGCAGTTT AACCTGAAGAATAAGGAGGCACTTGTACGCATTGAATATTCTGatctggaacaacaacaaaaggcagtAGTGAATGAGAACAGGAAACTTATGGAAAGGATAAAAGAACTTGAGGAGATGTTAGGGGAACTGAGGAGACAGAAGTTCCATCTGGAAGAAGAACTTCCAAAAGCAAAAGAAGATGCAGAAAAACAAATGAAGGAACTGCAGAAGAAAATAGAAGAGATTACTCTTCAGAAAAGCAAGGCTGAACAAGAAGCAAAACGATACCGCATGGAACTGGATGATATTTTTAAGGAGAAAGAAGCTGCAGAACAGGAATTAGAACGTGTGAAACAGCTCACTTTGAAAGCTGAGGCTCAAAGAAGTATTGTTGAAGAAAACCTCAGGGCTTTCAGAATTCAATTAGAGGAAAGTGACAGGGTTAGAAAGACTTTTGAAGACCACTtaagaaagaaagacacaaatCTTCAAGATTTGGAGCAGCAAAAGAAAGCATTAATGGAAGAGCTGAAGAAGAAAACTACAGAAGAGACAAAACTTATGATGCTAATTAAGGAAATGGAACGAGACCTTGAATTTCAAGGCAGTCTAGGGAAGAGCAAATtcagagaaaaggaaataaaagaagttAGAAGGGAAATTACTTTAATAGGAAGAGAAACCCTGTTAGCAGGCTCTGAcattttcagagaaaagcaagaaataaagACTATAGATGAATATCAGCAGTTGGTGCATGAATTAACATTTGCCAACAAAAAGtctgaaaaaataattaaagatttaaaatatgAACTGAATGAGCTTGAACTGCAAAATGCATCCTCTGAAGAAAAGTCTCGCTTACTAAAAGAAAAATTAGATGAGGCTAATAACTCTCTCAGGTGTCTTAAGATAGAACTGGATCAAAAAGAACTGGTAGAGCAAGGATACATGGAGCAACTGAAAGAACTTGACAGGCAGTTGCAGAAGACCACAGGCAAAGCTGAAGAGGTAATGCAAGAGGCCATGGATCTTAAaaagttaaatataaaatataaagaagaGCTGAAGTCACTTCAGAAAGAAAGGGTCCAGTTAAAGAGGGAGCTGGAAGAGCTGGCTAGAATACATACACAAACTGAGATTACTATTCAACAGTTAAATGCTCAGATCAGTTCTCTTCAGCAAGAAAAGGTGGTTGCTGAACAGAGAACAATTTCGCTTAGAGGGGAAGCAAGCAATCTGCAGGAACAAATTAGAAAGATGCAAGAACAATTGCTTCaaaaaacaagagaagaaaaagaaagccagtTTAATATTCAAAGGTTGAAAGATGATTTAGCTGATAGTAAGCACATGGtagaaaaattaaagcaaaaggTTGCAGAGCTTAGTCGATCCAATAGTGAGACCAAAATAATGATGACTGAAGTGCGGACTGAGTCAGAGAAGATAATCCTTGAGAGACAGATTATTGACAGGAAAAATGATGAATTAAAAGCTTTGGCTGAGAGCTTCAAAGAGCAACTACGTGTCACAAATGAAGAACTGCACAAACAGATAATCGTCGAACAAGAGCATTTGGATAAAATCAAGAGCCTGGAAGatgaattaataaaaacaaaggaTTTAGCCACTGAGTTTAAGCAGAAATGTGACAGAGAGAATGCTTATAACATGAATGCTGAGATGGAGTTGAGAAACCTAAGTAGCCAGCTGAATACATTTAGTATGGAAATGAATATGAGTGAGCAGAAAATCCAACAACAGCAGGCCTATATTCTAGAACTCAATAACAAGATGAAGAAGTTGCAAGATGATTTCCATCAGAAGACTTTGGATGAGCAGATGGCACGCAAAAAGGTAGCTTTGCTTCAGGAAGAGTCAATTAAGTTTAAGCATTCTGCAGAAGAGTTTAGGAAGAAATTTGAAAAACTCTTGGAATCCCACAACATTGCCGAAAATGACATATCAGGAATAAGGATGGAATGTATTACTCTGCAGCAAGAAAGGCACATGGCTCAGGAAAATATCAGGATGTATAAGATTCAAATTGAAGATCTGCAAGACAAACTTCAGAAATGCCGCGAGCAGCTACAACAAGGAAAGCATGCTGaaatggaatatttgcataagtACCGTAAACTTGAAGAAGAATTACACATTCAGAAACGTGCAGTAGAGAACTTAAAGCACCAAATGGACCTGCAAAAAAGGGAGCACTGCAATCAGTTACGTATGTTTCAGAATGAGATCAACAAAAAGAACATACAGTTAGACTTTGGGTGGAAGGGAAATGGGTTTAGTTATTTGGGAGACACCTCCCCGAGAGAGTTTGAGCAACTTAACTTGTGTACAACCACTTCTCCGTTATTAAGAAGACGACAAATTGAGATTAGCAGCCCAGGTTGTAAAACTGAACAGCTGGTTGGACAGAAATTGCAAATGGTTGCCACTGACTCATTGCCACGAGAGAAGCCATACCAGATGTCTGGAATGGCGCACTCAATAGAAAATGGGATAACTCAACAATCCTATGCTGAGTATGTTTCCCAGACAAGTACACAGCTTGAGATAACTATTGATAAGAATAACCCTCTCACAAGAATatcagaaatggataaattgagagACAGCAAATTCCTCAGTTCAAGACATGAAGACGGTTATGAAATGGGATTAGGGAAACATCTGCATCCTTTGGAG AAAGTGAACAACAAGCAGTATGGTGTACATGTTGAAGTGACTTCATTAAATCAAGAGAATGGCAAGAACCTGGGTAATGAAGGAAGACTCCTTCAGGGATACAGATCATCGGAAGGGTTTAGGAGTGAAGATATTTCAAAGATGGGTTCTATCTTAGAGGAAAAGCAAGCCAAGGAGGTTGATATAATTCCTTCTGAGTATGATAATATAAAATTTCAAGGTCTCCGACATGATGTAACTGCCAAGCAGCTGATTGAAGTCAAACTTCTAGACATGAGCACTGCTGAACAGCTCCATACAGGAAAGAAATCCGTGACAGAGGTTCAAAAAAATCTTGAGATGTTTTTAACAAAACCTACTGCCATAGCGGGATTGTACATTGAAACTAGCAAAGACAAGATGTCATTTGCTTTTGCAGCTAAGCAAAGAGTACTTGAAAAATCTTCATTGCTAGCACTGTTGGAAGCTCAGGCTGCTACTGGTTTTATCATTGATCCCACAACTGGTCAAAATTATTCTGTTGATGATTCAGTCATCAAGGGACTTGtagatcatgaatacaaaaacaGGCTTCTTGaagcagaaaaggctgttttggGCTATCCCTTCTCTGGGAGAAAACTCTCTGTGTATCAGGCAATTGAATCCAGAATATTGGAGAGACATAAAGGGAAAAATATTCTTGAAGTTCAGATTGCAAGTGGAGGAATTATTGACCCTGTGAGGAGTGTCCGTATTCCTCCTGAGGTCGCAGTACAATTGGGCTTGCTGAATAATACCATTCTGAAATTTTTACACGAATCATCCAGTAATACAAAAACTTTTCAGAATCCTAATAACAAGCAGGCCATGTATTACAGTGATTTGCTGAAGTTGTGTTTGCTTGATCTAGATAGCAAATGCTTTCTACTTCCTGTTGGGGAGAGAAAAATTACCACTCCATCTGCAGAAAAAATTCATAAAATATCTGTCATTGACATTAAAATAGGATCTGAAATGACTTCATATGAGGCCTATAAAAAGGGCTTGATAGACAAAAGTACCTACCTTGATCTATCAGGACAAGAATTTCAGTGGAAAGAATCCACTTGCTTTGATTCTGATGGTAACTCTTACCTTGTGCTGACAGATCTGAAAACTGGAATGCAGTTTAATATTGATGAGGCATTAGCTGATGGTAAAGTGGACAGAACACTGGTCAGTAAATACAAAGAAGGGAATATTACAGTCAATGAGTTTGGTGACATTTTGTTGAGCAATTCCAAACCACGTAGAGATCTGAACAGTCCCATTGCTGGTATATGGCTGTCTGAGACAAATGAAAGAATACCTGTTTTTAAAGCTTCTCGCAGAAACCTGGTGGATAGAACTACAACATTGAGATTCCTTGAAGCACAAGCCAGTACTGGAGGTATAACTGATCCCTTTACTGGCAAGAGATACAGTGTGGCAGAGGCCTTGCAAAGAGAGCTAATTGATGAGGCATCTGCTAAGCACATCAAGCAGTGTGAACTAGCCTTTACTGGGATTATCCATCCCATATCAAAGAGTATTATGTCAGTCACTGAAGCTATTAACATAAATGTCCTAGACAAAGAAATGGGCACTCGCTGCTTAGAATATCAGCATCTGACTGGTGGGTTGATAGATCCTAAATCTCATTCTAGATTGACAATGGAAGAGGCTATTAAAAATGGTGTCATTGATGCTGTTACTGCTACAAAGATGAAAGATGACAAATTCTACCTAAAAAGTATTACATGTcctaaaacaaaaaggaaaatgacATATAAAGAGACTCTTGAACAAGCTGTTTTTGACTGCCACACAGGGCTACGACTACTAGAAGCAGCTGAGCTAATTTCCTCGGGGATTTCTAGCCTGTATTTTTCTACACAGTGA